In one window of candidate division KSB1 bacterium DNA:
- the bcp gene encoding thioredoxin-dependent thiol peroxidase, translated as MYVREGQLAPDFTLPDSDGRLHRLADYRGRKVVLYFYPKDGTPGCTTEACSFRDAYSILQEHGIVVLGVSPDSVSSHRKFAEKHGLPFPLLSDPEHKVIEAYGAWQEKTLYGKRRFGVARTTYLIDEEGRVLRVFTNVKPEGHAEEVLLELGIKE; from the coding sequence ATGTACGTACGCGAAGGCCAATTGGCTCCGGACTTCACACTGCCAGACAGCGACGGTAGGTTGCATCGGCTCGCCGACTACCGCGGACGAAAGGTTGTTTTGTACTTTTATCCCAAGGACGGGACGCCAGGGTGCACCACCGAGGCGTGCAGCTTTCGGGACGCATACAGCATTCTCCAAGAGCACGGGATTGTCGTGCTGGGGGTGAGCCCGGATTCGGTGTCGTCGCATAGGAAGTTTGCTGAGAAACACGGGCTGCCCTTTCCGCTTCTTTCCGACCCCGAGCACAAAGTGATTGAAGCCTACGGCGCCTGGCAAGAGAAAACCCTGTACGGTAAGCGCCGCTTCGGAGTAGCGAGGACCACCTATCTGATCGACGAGGAAGGGAGGGTTCTGCGCGTTTTCACAAACGTGAAGCCCGAGGGGCACGCAGAGGAAGTGCTGTTGGAACTTGGGATCAAGGAATAA